In Streptomyces capitiformicae, one genomic interval encodes:
- a CDS encoding glycoside hydrolase family 31 protein translates to MDGRDLVRSVKAIGSAGAAQGLRTVRAAWRRRRADAAGLPGRGAERARVPGPVRDVEPGPGGGTVRFGRSELRVTVDVNGAVFWGWDGAAPEPSYALAGRCPEPDPRAVLEPDKDGGWRVVAERVTVVVSRHGAVEVRTPGGVTLRRDLPPRWWEPVGGGEARWTQRSEVGADARFFGLGGRAAGPRLRDGTYRLWNTDPGHAFAPGDDPLYVTMPVQMVVADAATHLVFHDTTWDGTVTLREGEEGAGSGHDRAGTSELRMDGGPLRCWVIVGTPARVLHAWAALTGPPALPPAWALGHHHARWGFGSEQEVRRVVAGYREHGLPLDAVHLDIDHYDSHQVFTVDPEHFPKLPDLADELRRDGIRLVSIVDAAVRAQPGNAVYDSGSADDAFVRDASGRVVEGVVWPGESVFPDFTRARTRAWWGGLYEERLAQGFAGFWHDMNEPTSFTAFGENTLPRSARHDLEGRGGDHREAHNVYALCMARAAYEGLRELAPQGRPFVFSRSGWAGMQRYGGTWSGDVATGWPGLRASLSLVLGLGLCGVPYSGPDVGGFDGSPSPELYLRWFQLGAYLPLFRTHASLRAGRREPWEFGGEVVEHARVALVERRRLLPYFMTLAHLARRTGAPYVRPIWWGTPEDRALRDCEDAFLLGDCLLVAPVLDPGADRRAVQLPRGRWYDTVTERAYQGPGQVLIDAPLSRIPVLARAGAVLPVRGADGGLELEVWAPARGLTGGGLVVPDAGDGWDEPEAERYTTRWKGRRVVVERDGEEGPVEPAYPARIRGLDRE, encoded by the coding sequence ATGGACGGTCGTGACCTGGTGCGTTCGGTGAAGGCGATCGGTTCGGCGGGGGCTGCTCAAGGGCTGCGCACCGTACGGGCCGCGTGGCGGAGGAGGCGTGCCGACGCCGCCGGGTTGCCGGGGCGGGGTGCCGAGCGCGCGCGGGTGCCTGGACCGGTGCGGGACGTGGAGCCTGGGCCCGGCGGTGGGACGGTCCGGTTCGGCCGGTCCGAGTTGCGGGTCACCGTCGATGTGAACGGGGCTGTTTTCTGGGGCTGGGACGGGGCCGCGCCGGAGCCGTCGTACGCGCTGGCGGGCCGGTGCCCGGAGCCGGATCCGCGGGCCGTTCTGGAGCCGGACAAAGACGGCGGCTGGCGGGTCGTGGCCGAGCGGGTGACGGTCGTGGTGTCGCGGCACGGCGCCGTCGAGGTGCGTACGCCCGGTGGAGTGACTCTGCGGCGTGATCTGCCGCCGCGGTGGTGGGAGCCGGTCGGCGGGGGTGAGGCGCGATGGACGCAGCGCTCCGAGGTGGGCGCGGACGCGCGGTTCTTCGGTCTCGGTGGGCGGGCGGCCGGGCCGCGGCTGCGTGACGGAACGTATCGGCTGTGGAACACGGACCCCGGTCATGCGTTCGCGCCCGGCGATGATCCGCTGTACGTCACGATGCCGGTGCAGATGGTGGTGGCCGACGCGGCGACGCATCTGGTGTTCCACGACACCACGTGGGACGGCACGGTGACGCTGCGGGAGGGTGAGGAGGGCGCTGGGTCGGGGCACGACCGGGCCGGCACGTCCGAGCTGCGGATGGACGGCGGTCCGCTGCGCTGCTGGGTGATCGTGGGCACTCCCGCGCGCGTGCTGCACGCCTGGGCCGCGCTCACGGGGCCGCCGGCGCTGCCGCCCGCTTGGGCTCTGGGGCACCATCACGCGCGGTGGGGCTTCGGGAGCGAGCAGGAGGTGCGGCGGGTCGTCGCGGGCTACCGGGAGCATGGGCTTCCGCTCGACGCGGTTCACCTGGACATCGACCACTACGACTCACACCAGGTGTTCACGGTCGATCCGGAGCATTTCCCGAAGCTGCCGGACCTCGCCGACGAGCTGCGCCGCGACGGGATCCGGCTGGTGTCGATCGTCGACGCGGCGGTCAGGGCACAGCCGGGCAACGCGGTGTACGACAGCGGTTCGGCCGACGACGCGTTCGTGCGGGACGCCTCTGGGCGGGTCGTGGAGGGCGTGGTGTGGCCCGGGGAGTCGGTCTTTCCGGACTTCACGCGTGCGCGTACGCGCGCGTGGTGGGGCGGTCTCTACGAGGAGCGGCTCGCGCAGGGGTTCGCCGGGTTCTGGCACGACATGAACGAACCGACGTCGTTCACGGCGTTCGGGGAGAACACGCTGCCCCGGTCGGCCCGGCACGACCTGGAGGGCCGTGGTGGTGACCATCGCGAGGCGCACAACGTGTACGCGCTGTGCATGGCGCGTGCCGCGTACGAGGGACTGCGGGAATTGGCGCCCCAGGGACGGCCTTTCGTCTTCTCCCGCTCCGGGTGGGCCGGGATGCAGCGCTACGGAGGCACGTGGTCCGGGGACGTGGCGACGGGCTGGCCGGGGCTGAGGGCATCGTTGTCGCTGGTGTTGGGGCTCGGGTTGTGCGGGGTGCCGTACTCGGGTCCCGATGTGGGCGGGTTCGACGGGAGTCCGTCGCCGGAGCTGTATCTGCGGTGGTTCCAGCTCGGCGCGTATCTGCCGCTGTTCCGTACGCACGCGAGTCTGCGGGCGGGGCGCCGGGAGCCGTGGGAGTTCGGGGGCGAGGTCGTCGAGCACGCGCGCGTGGCGCTCGTCGAACGGCGGCGGCTGCTGCCGTACTTCATGACGCTGGCCCATCTGGCGCGTCGCACCGGAGCGCCGTACGTCCGACCGATCTGGTGGGGCACGCCCGAGGACAGGGCTCTTCGTGACTGCGAGGACGCGTTCCTGTTGGGTGACTGTCTTCTGGTGGCGCCTGTGCTGGACCCGGGTGCTGATCGGCGTGCGGTGCAGCTGCCGCGGGGGCGTTGGTACGACACGGTGACCGAGAGGGCGTACCAGGGGCCCGGGCAGGTGCTGATCGATGCCCCGTTGTCGCGGATCCCCGTTCTCGCGCGCGCGGGTGCCGTGTTGCCGGTCCGCGGCGCCGACGGCGGCCTGGAGTTGGAGGTGTGGGCACCCGCGCGCGGACTGACAGGGGGCGGGCTCGTCGTGCCGGACGCGGGCGACGGCTGGGACGAGCCGGAGGCCGAGCGATACACGACACGCTGGAAGGGCCGGCGTGTGGTCGTGGAGCGGGACGGGGAGGAGGGTCCGGTCGAGCCCGCGTATCCGGCACGGATCCGCGGGCTCGACCGGGAGTGA
- a CDS encoding NUDIX domain-containing protein, giving the protein MSANQHPTANSAPDSHCSSCGAPYGEGVSGWPRTCEACHTVAYRNPLPVAVALQPVYDTKGTALVVITRTIAPARGGTALPGGFIDHREDWRHAVVRELKEETGICAADRDVRLADAMSSPDGHLLLFGLLPERPAANLPPPAATDETEGWHLLRRPTELAFPLHTLAVQAFFDGRYV; this is encoded by the coding sequence GTGTCCGCGAATCAACACCCAACCGCCAATTCCGCACCGGACTCGCATTGTTCGAGCTGCGGAGCGCCCTACGGAGAGGGCGTTTCCGGCTGGCCCCGCACCTGCGAGGCCTGCCACACCGTGGCCTACCGCAATCCGCTTCCTGTCGCGGTGGCCCTCCAACCCGTGTACGACACCAAGGGCACGGCCCTCGTTGTGATCACACGGACCATCGCTCCCGCGCGCGGGGGCACCGCCCTTCCGGGCGGGTTCATCGACCACCGGGAGGACTGGCGGCACGCCGTCGTCCGTGAGCTCAAGGAGGAGACGGGCATCTGCGCTGCCGACCGCGACGTCCGCCTCGCCGACGCCATGAGCTCACCCGACGGCCACCTGCTGCTGTTCGGGCTGCTCCCCGAGCGCCCGGCCGCCAATCTGCCGCCGCCCGCCGCGACGGACGAGACGGAGGGCTGGCACCTGCTGCGCCGTCCGACCGAACTCGCCTTCCCGCTGCACACCCTGGCCGTACAGGCGTTCTTCGACGGCCGATACGTCTGA
- a CDS encoding Zn-ribbon domain-containing OB-fold protein: MVAGWFTGEGDDFRLLGTRCSACTSVFFPREDVCCRNPACPGGGLREVALSRRGRVWSYTDGRYRPPSPYVSDPELPWEPYALIAVELAAERLVVLGQAVPGVTVAGLTVGMEVEVVPGVLHEDAETTWTTWHWRPTGVTA; encoded by the coding sequence GTGGTCGCCGGTTGGTTCACCGGGGAGGGCGACGACTTCCGTCTGCTGGGCACACGTTGTTCGGCATGTACCTCGGTGTTCTTCCCGCGCGAAGACGTCTGCTGCCGCAATCCGGCCTGTCCGGGCGGTGGCTTGCGAGAAGTGGCGCTGTCGCGGCGGGGCCGCGTCTGGTCGTACACCGATGGCCGATACCGGCCTCCGTCACCGTACGTGTCCGATCCGGAACTTCCGTGGGAGCCGTACGCGTTGATCGCTGTGGAACTGGCCGCAGAGCGCCTCGTGGTGCTGGGACAGGCCGTTCCCGGAGTCACCGTCGCCGGTCTGACGGTGGGCATGGAGGTTGAGGTCGTCCCCGGTGTGCTGCACGAGGACGCGGAGACGACCTGGACGACGTGGCACTGGCGGCCTACGGGGGTGACGGCATGA
- a CDS encoding lipid-transfer protein: MTGEVAVLGAGMHPWGKWGRSFVEYGTVAARAALDDAGMDWREVGSIVGADTVRGGYPGYVAGATIAKALGWQGARVTSVYAACASGAQAVGTARAQILGGLADVVLVVGADSAPKGFFRPAGGDRPDDPDWLRFRVLGATNPTYFGLYARRRMAVHGDTPEDFAQVKVKNSTLGALNPYARYRKRVTAEEVAASAVVADPLRLLDICATSDGGAALVLSSMEFARRRGVTEPVRIRAVSTVTPRYPNTVLDLPDIATDSAVAVEPAAETFRESIARAAYEEAGIGPDDLSLAEVYDLSTALELQWYEDLGLCGEGEAAKLLRDGVTALGGRIPVNVSGGLASFGEAVPAQAIAQVCELARQLRGEAGDRQVAGARVGISANQGLFGHGSAVIAVR; this comes from the coding sequence ATGACGGGTGAGGTGGCGGTGCTCGGCGCGGGCATGCACCCGTGGGGCAAGTGGGGAAGGAGCTTCGTCGAGTACGGGACGGTGGCCGCGCGTGCGGCGCTCGACGACGCGGGGATGGACTGGCGGGAGGTCGGCTCGATCGTCGGCGCGGACACGGTGCGTGGCGGCTATCCCGGGTATGTGGCGGGGGCGACCATCGCGAAGGCGCTGGGCTGGCAGGGGGCGCGGGTCACGAGTGTGTACGCGGCCTGCGCGTCCGGGGCGCAGGCGGTGGGCACCGCGCGGGCCCAGATCCTCGGCGGTCTCGCTGACGTCGTGCTCGTGGTGGGCGCGGACTCGGCGCCGAAGGGGTTCTTCCGGCCCGCGGGCGGGGATCGGCCGGACGATCCGGACTGGCTTCGGTTCCGAGTCCTCGGGGCGACCAATCCGACGTACTTCGGGCTTTACGCGCGGCGGCGGATGGCGGTGCACGGCGACACGCCGGAGGATTTCGCCCAGGTCAAAGTGAAGAACTCCACGCTGGGGGCCCTCAACCCGTACGCGCGGTACCGCAAGCGGGTCACCGCCGAGGAGGTCGCGGCCTCCGCCGTCGTCGCGGATCCACTGCGGCTGCTGGACATCTGTGCGACCTCGGACGGTGGCGCGGCGCTCGTGCTGTCCAGCATGGAGTTCGCGCGGCGCCGCGGTGTGACCGAGCCCGTGCGGATACGGGCGGTATCCACGGTGACGCCCCGCTATCCCAACACCGTGCTGGATCTGCCGGACATCGCGACGGACTCCGCGGTGGCGGTGGAGCCCGCGGCGGAGACGTTCCGGGAATCGATCGCGCGGGCCGCCTATGAGGAGGCGGGCATCGGACCCGACGACCTGTCGCTCGCCGAGGTCTATGACCTGTCCACGGCCCTGGAATTGCAGTGGTACGAGGACCTGGGGCTGTGCGGCGAGGGCGAGGCCGCGAAGCTGCTCCGGGACGGTGTGACCGCACTGGGCGGACGAATACCCGTGAATGTGAGCGGAGGGCTGGCCTCTTTCGGGGAGGCGGTACCCGCGCAGGCGATCGCCCAGGTGTGCGAACTGGCTCGGCAGTTGCGGGGTGAGGCGGGTGACCGGCAGGTCGCGGGGGCGCGCGTGGGGATCAGTGCGAACCAGGGGCTGTTCGGGCACGGTTCGGCGGTGATCGCGGTCCGGTGA
- a CDS encoding MIP/aquaporin family protein, translating to MSNGDIFVGEVIGTAILILFGAGVCAAVTLRFSKSRASGWIVIAFGWGFAVLAGAYTAAPLSGGHLNPAVTIGIAVDTETWDKVWVYLLGQMVGAMLGAVLAYLVYLAQFQANIREEGTTEGTAEEPTPTLGIFSTIPEIRNPVANLITEIIATIALVLPILAFGRNTGIGIGQIPGEEAGIYGSGISILLVSFLVVGIGLSLGGPTGYAINPARDLGPRIVHTFLPIPNKGTSDWGYAWIPVVGPLVGGVLAGLIYNAAF from the coding sequence ATGAGCAACGGAGACATATTCGTCGGTGAGGTCATCGGTACCGCGATCCTGATTCTCTTCGGCGCCGGTGTGTGCGCCGCTGTCACTCTCAGGTTCTCGAAGTCGAGGGCATCGGGCTGGATCGTCATCGCGTTCGGCTGGGGCTTCGCGGTGCTGGCGGGTGCCTACACCGCCGCTCCCCTGTCGGGCGGGCACCTCAACCCGGCGGTGACCATCGGCATCGCGGTCGACACGGAGACGTGGGACAAGGTCTGGGTCTATCTGCTGGGCCAGATGGTGGGCGCGATGCTCGGCGCGGTCCTCGCCTACCTGGTCTATCTCGCACAGTTCCAGGCGAACATCCGCGAGGAGGGCACCACGGAGGGTACGGCGGAGGAGCCGACGCCGACTCTCGGGATCTTCTCCACGATTCCGGAGATCCGGAACCCGGTCGCCAACCTGATCACCGAGATCATCGCGACGATCGCCCTGGTACTGCCGATCCTCGCCTTCGGAAGGAACACGGGCATCGGCATCGGGCAGATCCCCGGCGAGGAGGCCGGAATATACGGCTCCGGCATCTCGATCCTGCTGGTGTCGTTCCTGGTGGTCGGTATCGGTCTCTCCCTCGGTGGGCCGACCGGCTACGCGATCAACCCGGCGCGTGACCTCGGCCCGCGCATCGTGCACACGTTCCTGCCGATCCCGAACAAGGGCACCTCCGACTGGGGTTACGCCTGGATCCCGGTCGTCGGCCCGCTGGTCGGCGGAGTTCTCGCGGGCCTCATCTACAACGCAGCCTTCTGA
- the glpK gene encoding glycerol kinase GlpK: MPDNAQKYVAAIDQGTTSSRCIIFDRNGAIVAVDQREHRQIFPKPGWVEHDATEIWSKVQAVVAGAIAKAGLRADQVSALGITNQRETTVLWDRATGKPVHNAIVWQDTRTSALCNELGGSDGQDRFREQTGLPLASYFSGPKAAWLLDNVPGLRARAERGEIAFGTIDSWLIWNLTGGVDGGRHVTDVTNAGRTMLMNLETLQWDPSILSAMNVPEAVLPEIRSSAEVYGTAVGQLAGVPVASALGDQQAAVFGQACYDVGTAKNTYGTGSFLLLNTGNRPVPSKSGLLTTMGYKIGGEAPVYCLEGSIAITGALVQWFRDQLGIIRTADEIEPLAARVDDNGGAYIVPAFSGLFAPYWRSDARGVITGLTRYVTKAHLARAVLEATSWQTREVVDAMFQDSGVHITTLKVDGGMTKNNLLMQHQADVLDVPVIRPKVSETTCLGAAYAAGLATGVWNDLDELKSHWKKDVEWTPAMEASVRDREYHNWRKAVEKSFGWHEDDAR; encoded by the coding sequence ATGCCGGACAACGCCCAGAAGTACGTCGCCGCCATCGACCAGGGCACCACTTCGAGCCGTTGCATCATCTTCGACCGGAACGGCGCGATCGTCGCCGTCGACCAGCGTGAACACCGCCAGATCTTCCCCAAGCCGGGCTGGGTGGAGCACGACGCCACCGAGATCTGGTCGAAGGTGCAGGCGGTGGTCGCCGGGGCGATCGCCAAGGCGGGCCTGCGCGCGGACCAGGTCAGCGCGCTCGGTATCACCAACCAGCGTGAGACGACGGTGCTGTGGGACCGCGCCACGGGCAAACCCGTGCACAACGCGATCGTCTGGCAGGACACCCGTACCTCCGCGCTCTGCAACGAACTCGGCGGCTCGGACGGGCAGGATCGTTTCCGTGAGCAGACCGGTCTGCCCCTGGCGAGCTATTTCTCCGGTCCGAAGGCCGCCTGGCTGCTCGACAACGTGCCGGGGCTCAGGGCCCGCGCCGAGCGCGGTGAGATCGCCTTCGGCACGATCGACTCCTGGCTGATCTGGAACCTGACCGGCGGCGTCGACGGCGGCCGGCACGTCACCGATGTCACCAACGCCGGGCGCACCATGCTGATGAACCTGGAGACCCTGCAGTGGGACCCGTCGATCCTCTCGGCGATGAACGTCCCGGAGGCGGTCCTTCCGGAGATCAGGTCCTCCGCCGAGGTGTACGGCACAGCCGTGGGCCAGCTCGCGGGTGTCCCCGTCGCGTCGGCGCTGGGCGACCAGCAGGCGGCGGTGTTCGGACAGGCCTGCTACGACGTGGGCACCGCGAAGAACACGTACGGCACCGGCAGCTTCCTGCTGCTCAACACCGGCAACCGGCCCGTGCCGTCGAAGAGCGGGCTGCTCACCACCATGGGGTACAAGATCGGTGGCGAGGCGCCCGTGTACTGCCTGGAGGGGTCGATCGCGATCACCGGCGCCCTGGTGCAGTGGTTCCGCGACCAACTCGGCATCATCCGTACCGCCGACGAGATCGAGCCCCTGGCGGCACGCGTCGACGACAACGGCGGGGCGTACATCGTGCCCGCGTTCTCCGGCCTGTTCGCGCCCTACTGGCGCTCCGACGCGCGCGGCGTCATCACCGGGTTGACGCGGTACGTCACCAAGGCACATCTCGCGCGCGCGGTGCTGGAGGCGACGAGCTGGCAGACGCGGGAAGTGGTGGACGCCATGTTCCAGGACTCGGGGGTGCACATCACGACCCTCAAGGTCGACGGCGGCATGACCAAGAACAACCTGCTGATGCAGCACCAGGCGGACGTCCTCGACGTGCCGGTGATCCGGCCGAAGGTCTCCGAGACGACCTGTCTGGGCGCCGCGTACGCCGCCGGGCTCGCGACCGGGGTGTGGAACGACCTCGACGAGCTGAAGTCGCACTGGAAGAAGGACGTCGAGTGGACGCCGGCCATGGAGGCCTCCGTCCGCGACCGCGAGTACCACAACTGGCGCAAGGCGGTGGAGAAGAGCTTCGGCTGGCACGAGGACGACGCGCGCTGA
- a CDS encoding GTP-binding protein, translating to MILGRTERGKPPVEPVTLKILVAGGFGVGKTTCVGAVSEIKPLRTEEVLTEAGRPFDDTSGVESKSTTTVAMDFGRITLREDLVLYLFGTPGQDRFWFLWDELATGALGAVVLADTRRLEDCFAAVDYFERRSIPFVIGVNCFDDASRYPAETVRRALDLDPDVPVVLCDARQRESVKEVLVAVVRHAMAYAAEHRQAVTT from the coding sequence ATGATCCTCGGGCGCACTGAGCGCGGCAAACCTCCGGTCGAGCCCGTCACGCTCAAGATCCTCGTGGCCGGCGGATTCGGCGTGGGCAAGACGACATGCGTCGGCGCGGTCAGCGAGATCAAGCCGCTGCGTACCGAGGAGGTGCTCACCGAAGCGGGCCGACCGTTCGACGACACCAGCGGTGTGGAGAGCAAGTCGACCACCACCGTCGCCATGGACTTCGGGCGCATCACCCTCCGCGAGGACCTCGTCCTGTACCTGTTCGGGACCCCCGGCCAGGACCGTTTCTGGTTCCTGTGGGACGAGCTGGCCACCGGCGCCCTGGGCGCCGTGGTGCTCGCCGACACACGCCGCCTGGAGGACTGCTTCGCCGCCGTCGACTACTTCGAACGGCGCTCCATACCCTTCGTGATCGGCGTCAACTGCTTCGACGACGCCTCGCGCTACCCGGCCGAAACCGTCCGCCGGGCCCTCGACCTCGATCCCGACGTGCCGGTCGTGCTGTGCGACGCCCGTCAGCGGGAATCCGTCAAGGAGGTCCTGGTCGCCGTCGTCCGGCACGCGATGGCGTACGCGGCGGAGCACCGCCAGGCCGTAACCACCTGA